The following proteins are co-located in the Pedobacter sp. FW305-3-2-15-E-R2A2 genome:
- a CDS encoding SusC/RagA family TonB-linked outer membrane protein produces the protein MRRVLLSMKITGFVLLLLCMQVSAAGFAQQRISIKIKESSIKELLKAVERQTDYRFVYSNTAMSAQRNALDIREASLEEAMRLILKNSQLTYALKENNLVVVYPDATMAGKKDIVITGKVLDDAGLPLPGVSVKVTGLAIATITDANGAYSIRVPDGNASLEFSFIGYARQIVNLAGRTSLNIELKSDSQNLQEVTVTGYTSYNRQQSASSSAVVSGKDLAQTSLSTFDQVLQGRVSGLQVSSGSGQPGSSSKVILRGIGTISGNTAPLYVLDGIPVEDAYFQTLNPSDFESVTVLKDATSKAQYGAKGANGVIVITTKKGKSGKVQFNYKSQYGLSKLTSPKFNMMNTTQRLQFEEEIGLETGSEIGPGWEFSKKNPDYASKTPQEQRRADAILDSIGKINANWKDIFFRTGKFTEQQVDASGGNDNVRFYSSLNYYKQDGIAKRSGLERYSLRNNVDFNAGKLSGSINTSLGYSESSMIENEGQSSGKNPLSAVYYALPYEYPYAPDGTLIHNGNSDEYEIYDQREGSKALERLLNTTNKDNQYKTILSGALSYKITADLTAKTRFGIDFRETTSENFVRPDSYSGAQENGEKGSFGENLQRNFSMISTSGLTYSKVLDKHSFELTGLYEITKQHRRGFGYKAFGIDPRLPETPAGGTPGSAENSFIPEFSGRRTKNALISYIALGRYTFNDRYTLNASYRYDGSSTLPKKNRWHGFYSVGAAWNVKKENFLAGSELINDLKLRVSYGTTASPFPGNFTYLSAYSTTSYGGQSGIYPTAYGSVNYDWEYAKDLNIGFDLDFLDNRIHLVTDVYYKKTENLFLDLPVSLTAGVPVLSLNAGSMRNRGVEVALGVDVIRTEDLKWNVGLNFAYNQNKVLSLAGSEGFEQGDSEIVREGLPYGSHYAPKWAGVDPKNGDPLYYDQNGNISTNYNAATMSVAEFGSLYPPFTGGFNTSLNYKGFNLSALFSFANNVFRYNNEDYYNENPDFGTSGQSVRMLNNRWKKEGDNAILPRYNAARSFSSKDIQNASYLRLRNVNLSYALPKSLLAGTKFISGVNVFVQGSNLLTWTKWKGFDPEDSDGEAKFDYPSSRTYTFGLNVNF, from the coding sequence ATGAGAAGAGTATTACTAAGTATGAAAATTACAGGTTTTGTGCTGCTGCTCCTGTGTATGCAGGTCTCTGCCGCAGGTTTTGCACAGCAGAGGATCAGCATTAAGATAAAAGAAAGCAGTATTAAGGAGCTGTTGAAGGCGGTGGAACGACAAACGGACTATCGATTTGTATATAGCAATACGGCAATGTCGGCTCAGCGGAATGCGCTCGATATCAGGGAGGCCTCATTGGAGGAGGCGATGCGCCTGATTCTGAAAAATAGCCAGCTGACTTATGCATTGAAAGAAAACAACCTGGTGGTGGTGTACCCTGATGCCACTATGGCGGGTAAAAAAGACATCGTCATTACCGGAAAGGTACTGGATGATGCGGGGCTGCCTTTGCCGGGTGTTTCGGTAAAAGTAACAGGCCTGGCCATTGCAACGATCACCGATGCAAATGGGGCCTATTCCATCAGGGTGCCTGATGGAAATGCCAGCCTGGAATTTTCGTTTATTGGCTATGCCAGGCAGATTGTTAATCTCGCTGGCAGAACCTCGCTTAATATCGAACTGAAATCTGACAGTCAGAACTTGCAGGAAGTTACGGTAACCGGATATACGAGTTATAACAGGCAGCAGTCGGCAAGTTCTTCTGCGGTAGTAAGCGGAAAAGACCTGGCACAAACTTCATTGTCTACCTTCGATCAGGTATTGCAGGGCCGGGTTTCCGGTTTACAGGTTTCTTCAGGCTCGGGGCAACCTGGTTCAAGTTCCAAAGTAATCCTGAGGGGGATCGGAACGATCAGCGGGAATACAGCCCCTTTATACGTCTTGGACGGTATTCCTGTGGAAGATGCTTATTTTCAAACACTCAATCCTTCCGATTTCGAAAGTGTAACGGTGTTAAAGGACGCCACTTCAAAAGCACAATATGGTGCAAAGGGAGCGAACGGGGTGATTGTCATCACGACAAAAAAGGGGAAATCAGGTAAGGTACAGTTCAATTATAAGTCGCAGTATGGATTGTCGAAGCTGACTTCCCCGAAGTTTAATATGATGAATACTACCCAGCGCTTACAGTTTGAAGAAGAGATCGGTCTTGAAACAGGCTCAGAGATTGGTCCGGGTTGGGAGTTTTCCAAAAAGAACCCGGATTATGCAAGCAAAACACCGCAGGAACAGCGCAGGGCTGATGCCATCCTGGATAGTATTGGAAAGATCAATGCGAATTGGAAAGACATCTTTTTCAGAACAGGAAAGTTTACGGAACAACAGGTTGATGCCAGTGGCGGAAATGATAATGTTCGTTTTTATAGTTCCTTAAACTATTATAAACAGGATGGGATTGCCAAACGTTCCGGTTTAGAGCGCTACTCATTGCGGAATAACGTAGATTTTAATGCCGGGAAACTTTCAGGAAGTATCAATACCAGTCTCGGATATTCGGAATCGAGCATGATTGAAAATGAAGGCCAGTCGAGCGGTAAAAATCCTTTGTCTGCCGTCTATTATGCCTTGCCCTATGAGTATCCTTATGCCCCCGACGGGACATTGATTCATAACGGTAATTCGGATGAATATGAAATTTATGATCAGCGCGAAGGAAGTAAAGCATTAGAGCGGTTGTTAAATACAACCAATAAAGACAACCAGTACAAAACGATTCTCAGCGGTGCTTTGAGTTATAAAATTACCGCGGATCTGACGGCAAAGACCAGGTTTGGAATTGATTTCAGAGAAACGACCTCAGAAAATTTTGTGCGGCCGGATTCTTATTCAGGAGCTCAGGAGAACGGAGAAAAAGGAAGCTTTGGGGAAAATCTGCAAAGAAATTTTTCGATGATCTCTACTTCTGGATTAACCTACTCAAAGGTGCTGGATAAACACAGCTTTGAGTTAACGGGACTTTATGAGATCACCAAACAACACCGCAGAGGTTTTGGGTATAAAGCCTTTGGAATTGATCCCCGGTTGCCGGAAACACCGGCTGGAGGGACACCGGGGTCTGCAGAAAATTCTTTTATCCCGGAATTTAGCGGAAGAAGAACAAAAAATGCTTTGATCTCTTATATCGCATTGGGGCGTTATACCTTTAACGACCGTTACACCTTAAACGCCAGTTATCGCTATGATGGTTCTTCTACTTTACCAAAGAAAAACAGATGGCATGGGTTTTATTCGGTCGGTGCAGCCTGGAATGTGAAAAAAGAAAATTTCCTTGCCGGTTCAGAACTGATCAATGACCTGAAACTTCGGGTTAGCTATGGTACAACGGCGAGCCCTTTTCCTGGCAATTTCACCTATCTTTCAGCTTATTCGACCACTTCTTATGGAGGACAAAGCGGAATCTATCCTACAGCTTATGGAAGTGTGAATTACGATTGGGAGTATGCAAAAGATCTAAATATCGGTTTTGACCTTGATTTCTTAGACAATAGAATACACCTGGTAACCGATGTATATTATAAAAAAACGGAAAACCTGTTCCTTGACCTTCCGGTTTCCCTGACCGCGGGTGTACCAGTGCTGTCTTTAAATGCGGGTTCGATGAGAAACAGAGGGGTTGAGGTGGCTTTGGGTGTAGATGTGATCAGAACTGAGGACTTGAAATGGAATGTAGGTTTAAATTTTGCCTATAATCAAAATAAAGTCCTCTCACTGGCCGGCTCTGAAGGTTTTGAGCAGGGAGATTCTGAAATCGTTAGAGAAGGCCTGCCTTATGGTTCTCATTATGCGCCCAAATGGGCAGGGGTGGACCCAAAAAATGGAGACCCATTGTATTATGACCAAAATGGAAATATAAGTACCAATTACAACGCAGCCACGATGAGTGTCGCTGAATTTGGAAGCCTCTATCCGCCATTTACTGGTGGGTTCAATACCTCGCTGAATTATAAAGGATTCAATTTATCGGCATTGTTTAGTTTTGCCAATAATGTATTCAGGTATAATAATGAAGATTATTACAACGAGAATCCTGATTTCGGTACCAGCGGCCAATCGGTCAGAATGTTGAATAACCGTTGGAAAAAGGAGGGCGACAATGCCATCCTGCCAAGGTATAACGCAGCAAGAAGCTTCTCTTCCAAAGACATCCAGAATGCATCTTACCTTCGTCTGAGGAATGTAAACCTGAGTTATGCACTTCCTAAGTCCTTGCTTGCCGGTACTAAGTTTATCAGCGGGGTAAATGTATTTGTGCAAGGCAGTAATCTGCTGACCTGGACAAAGTGGAAAGGTTTTGATCCGGAAGATAGTGATGGAGAGGCCAAGTTTGACTATCCAAGTTCCAGGACTTACACTTTTGGTTTAAATGTTAATTTCTAA
- a CDS encoding isoaspartyl peptidase/L-asparaginase, giving the protein MKFKLNYSLLCLMIFTCMAVYGQKKYVMVIHGGAGTILKKNMTPEKEAAYIADLTKALQKGYEALQAGKTSLDAVEAAIHVMEDSPLFNAGKGSVFTHDGKNEMDAAVMDGKTLSAGSVAGVTVIRNPISAARAVMEKSEHVMMVGAGAEAFAKQSKLEIVDPSYFYTKERWDGLQKAIKEDSVKTVLDHGSKKSMKLGTVNKDYKFGTVGAVALDKSGNLAAGTSTGGMTNKRYGRVGDAPIIGAGTYANNATAGISCTGWGEFYIRNVVAHDISAMMEYKKMSVADASKAVLEKVGKMGGDGGLIAMDKQGHVAMPFNTEGMYRGTVTAAGKIEVLIYK; this is encoded by the coding sequence ATGAAATTTAAATTAAACTATTCTCTTTTGTGCCTGATGATCTTCACCTGCATGGCAGTTTATGGGCAAAAGAAATATGTGATGGTCATCCATGGCGGTGCCGGGACGATTCTTAAGAAAAACATGACTCCGGAAAAGGAAGCAGCCTATATTGCCGATTTAACAAAAGCATTGCAAAAGGGATATGAGGCGCTCCAGGCCGGGAAAACCAGCCTGGATGCGGTCGAGGCAGCGATCCATGTGATGGAAGATTCTCCCTTATTCAATGCAGGGAAAGGTTCCGTTTTTACGCACGATGGAAAAAATGAAATGGATGCAGCGGTAATGGATGGGAAGACCTTGTCTGCGGGTTCCGTGGCTGGTGTAACCGTGATTCGCAATCCCATCAGCGCTGCAAGGGCAGTGATGGAAAAATCTGAACATGTCATGATGGTGGGTGCAGGTGCAGAGGCTTTTGCCAAACAATCTAAACTGGAAATCGTCGACCCTTCGTATTTCTACACCAAGGAACGCTGGGATGGCTTACAGAAGGCGATTAAGGAAGATTCCGTAAAAACCGTACTGGACCATGGCAGTAAAAAATCAATGAAACTGGGTACGGTCAATAAGGATTATAAATTCGGAACGGTAGGTGCTGTGGCACTTGATAAATCCGGGAACCTTGCTGCGGGAACCTCTACCGGAGGCATGACGAATAAAAGATATGGAAGGGTAGGAGATGCACCGATCATTGGTGCAGGTACTTATGCCAACAATGCGACTGCAGGAATCTCCTGCACCGGATGGGGAGAATTTTATATCCGTAATGTAGTGGCTCATGACATTTCTGCAATGATGGAATATAAAAAGATGTCAGTGGCCGATGCTTCAAAAGCGGTATTGGAGAAGGTTGGGAAAATGGGTGGCGATGGTGGTTTAATTGCCATGGACAAACAAGGACATGTGGCCATGCCTTTCAATACGGAAGGAATGTACAGGGGAACGGTAACAGCAGCCGGAAAAATAGAAGTATTGATCTACAAATAA
- a CDS encoding cyanophycinase, which translates to MKFLFIKPLLACVWVLTSLLAIAQQRPAAKGSLFIIGGGDKSPELIQELIKTADMKAKDYVVVLPMSSGFPERSFEAIQQELSVATHNHIACFNFDASTVNDRKWLDSLTGARLIYITGGDQNRFMKVVLNTPVYKAIHQAYQNGATVAGTSAGAAVMSKYMITGEQLLGDTAYKATFDQLRFGNVEFQEGLGLLDSVIIDQHFVKRSRYNRLISALAAHPGFDCIGIDEGTAIIVKQKKIRVAGESQVLRIANPLKLKVTKSQHLKMEGLQFSLYTEGDTFYTK; encoded by the coding sequence ATGAAATTTTTATTTATAAAGCCTTTGCTGGCTTGTGTATGGGTACTTACCTCCTTGTTGGCTATTGCCCAGCAGCGGCCTGCAGCGAAGGGCAGTCTGTTTATTATTGGTGGTGGGGATAAATCCCCTGAATTAATTCAGGAGCTCATTAAAACGGCTGATATGAAGGCAAAAGACTATGTGGTAGTTTTGCCGATGTCCAGTGGTTTTCCTGAACGTTCTTTTGAAGCGATTCAACAGGAATTGTCAGTAGCCACCCACAATCACATTGCTTGTTTTAATTTTGATGCTTCAACGGTAAATGACCGGAAATGGCTGGATTCTTTAACCGGAGCGCGTTTAATTTACATTACCGGAGGCGATCAGAACCGTTTTATGAAGGTGGTATTGAATACCCCGGTTTACAAAGCGATTCATCAGGCTTATCAGAATGGTGCAACGGTGGCCGGTACAAGTGCCGGAGCTGCAGTGATGAGCAAGTACATGATTACGGGAGAACAGCTTCTTGGTGATACGGCTTATAAAGCCACATTTGATCAGCTGCGCTTTGGCAATGTGGAATTTCAGGAAGGTCTTGGCTTATTGGATTCCGTGATCATCGACCAGCACTTTGTAAAGCGGAGCCGGTATAACCGATTGATCTCTGCTTTGGCGGCACATCCCGGTTTTGATTGTATCGGTATTGATGAGGGCACCGCCATCATCGTTAAACAGAAAAAGATCAGGGTAGCCGGAGAGAGTCAGGTACTGAGAATCGCCAATCCTCTGAAATTAAAGGTCACGAAATCACAACACCTGAAAATGGAGGGCTTGCAGTTTAGCCTGTATACAGAAGGAGATACTTTTTATACGAAGTAA
- a CDS encoding ABC transporter ATPase has product MSFSPQSKVWVYQSNRAFTDNEVTSIQQKLNDFAAQWKAHGHQLNAKAEVLHHFFIVFTVDEASAGVTGCSIDASVRIIKEIEQEYKVDLFDRFNMAYKVDDKVIVTNKEDFETLVSIKKVGPKTVVFNNLVQTLDEFQNKWEVPFEQSWHSKVFAHLL; this is encoded by the coding sequence ATGAGTTTTTCTCCACAATCAAAAGTTTGGGTATACCAAAGTAACCGTGCGTTTACTGACAACGAAGTAACGTCAATTCAGCAAAAGCTGAACGATTTTGCCGCGCAATGGAAAGCGCATGGCCATCAGCTGAATGCTAAAGCCGAAGTATTACATCATTTTTTCATTGTATTTACCGTGGATGAAGCCAGTGCCGGCGTGACCGGATGCTCTATAGATGCTTCTGTGAGAATCATAAAAGAAATAGAGCAGGAATATAAAGTGGACCTTTTCGACAGGTTCAATATGGCCTACAAGGTAGATGACAAAGTGATTGTAACCAATAAGGAAGATTTCGAAACCCTGGTGAGCATCAAAAAGGTAGGCCCGAAGACGGTTGTATTTAACAACCTTGTTCAGACACTGGACGAATTCCAGAACAAATGGGAAGTTCCTTTTGAACAAAGCTGGCACAGCAAAGTGTTTGCACACCTGCTGTAA
- a CDS encoding MBL fold metallo-hydrolase, producing the protein MACNTLFIASLNSGSNGNCYYVGNDKEAVLIDAGISCRETEKRMLRLGLNMDKVKAIFISHEHTDHIKGLAVLSAKFNLPVYITPGTLSGCRFNLRTDLVRTLLSHQSVQVGDLNISSFLKLHDAAEPHSFLVSCGDTKVGIFTDLGAVCGELTSHFQQCHAAFLETNYDDDLLSKSAYPYFLKKRISGGMGHLSNKQALDLFIAHKPSFMSHLLLSHLSKDNNCPELAANLFREHANGTEIIVASRYEETAVYTIFEPVAVHSF; encoded by the coding sequence ATGGCTTGTAATACCCTCTTCATCGCTTCCCTGAATTCGGGCAGCAACGGCAATTGCTACTATGTCGGAAACGATAAAGAAGCCGTACTGATCGATGCCGGTATCTCCTGCAGGGAAACAGAAAAGAGAATGTTAAGACTGGGCCTGAACATGGATAAGGTGAAGGCCATCTTTATTTCTCACGAACATACCGACCATATTAAGGGGCTTGCTGTCCTGTCTGCTAAATTCAATTTACCAGTTTACATCACTCCCGGTACTTTGAGCGGCTGCAGGTTTAACCTGAGAACAGATTTAGTCCGGACACTTTTAAGTCATCAAAGCGTACAGGTAGGAGACCTGAACATCAGCAGTTTCCTGAAGTTACACGATGCTGCTGAACCACATAGCTTCCTGGTTTCCTGCGGAGACACTAAAGTAGGTATATTTACAGACCTTGGAGCAGTATGCGGGGAGCTGACCAGCCATTTCCAGCAGTGTCATGCTGCATTTCTGGAGACCAATTATGATGATGACCTTTTAAGTAAAAGTGCTTACCCTTATTTCCTGAAGAAACGCATCAGCGGAGGAATGGGTCACTTGTCCAATAAACAGGCCCTGGATCTTTTTATCGCACACAAGCCTTCCTTTATGAGCCACCTGCTCTTATCGCATCTTTCCAAAGACAACAACTGTCCGGAGCTCGCAGCAAACTTATTCAGGGAACATGCCAATGGAACAGAGATCATTGTGGCTTCCAGATATGAAGAAACGGCTGTTTATACTATTTTTGAACCGGTAGCAGTGCATTCATTTTAA
- a CDS encoding (Fe-S)-binding protein: MSEQLNFEVPTMAELLAKGEEPEILFWVGCAGSYDERAQKTTRDICKILHHVGMKYAVLGTEESCTGDPAKRAGNEFLFQMQAMTNIEVLNAYNIKKIVTGCPHCFNTIKNEYPGLGGTYEVIHHTQLIQDLINDGKLKAEGGESFKGKKITYHDPCYLGRGNGVYEAPRKALEVLDAQLVEMKRCKSNGLCCGAGGAQMFKEPEKGNKDINIERIEEALETQPQVIAASCPFCMTMLRDGVKLKDQDQNVQVLDIAEITARANGL; this comes from the coding sequence ATGAGCGAGCAACTAAATTTTGAAGTGCCAACAATGGCAGAACTGTTAGCCAAAGGCGAAGAACCTGAAATCCTGTTTTGGGTAGGTTGTGCCGGAAGTTATGATGAAAGGGCGCAGAAAACCACTCGTGATATCTGTAAGATCCTACACCATGTAGGCATGAAATATGCAGTTCTTGGAACGGAAGAAAGCTGTACCGGAGACCCTGCAAAAAGGGCAGGAAATGAATTCCTGTTCCAGATGCAGGCCATGACCAATATCGAAGTACTCAACGCCTATAACATCAAAAAGATCGTTACCGGATGTCCGCATTGTTTCAATACGATCAAAAACGAATATCCCGGACTTGGCGGAACCTATGAAGTGATTCATCATACTCAGCTCATCCAGGACCTGATCAATGATGGCAAGCTAAAAGCTGAAGGCGGAGAGAGTTTCAAAGGTAAAAAGATCACTTACCATGACCCTTGCTATCTGGGCCGCGGAAACGGAGTGTATGAAGCACCACGCAAAGCGCTTGAAGTACTGGATGCCCAGCTGGTAGAAATGAAACGCTGTAAATCCAACGGTTTATGCTGTGGTGCCGGTGGTGCCCAGATGTTTAAAGAACCGGAAAAAGGGAATAAAGACATCAATATTGAAAGAATTGAAGAGGCTTTGGAAACTCAGCCACAGGTAATTGCGGCCTCCTGCCCTTTCTGTATGACCATGCTTCGCGATGGGGTTAAACTGAAAGATCAGGACCAGAACGTACAGGTATTGGATATTGCAGAAATTACAGCCAGAGCAAATGGCTTGTAA
- a CDS encoding (Fe-S)-binding protein has protein sequence MVLQILFIAIALAGVALFSYNLKKVIRNIRIGRAANRTDQPQKRMMTMVKVALGQTKMFFRPIPAFLHLIVYAGFVIINIEVLEIMIDGIFGTHRVFGGLGALYNFLIASFEILALGVWLGCAIFLVRRNIIKLKRFSGVEMTSWPKSDANYILITEILLMTAFLVMNAADAKLQAMGAAHYTAVGSFPVSQFLMNLLPGTEGALIAIERGCWWFHIIGIFGFLNYLPYSKHFHIMFAFPNTYFSNLEPKGEFSNMQSVTNEVKAMLDPSFSPPEPDGSKFGAKDVNDLTWVNLMNAYTCTECGRCTSVCPANITGKLLSPRKIMMDTRDRLEEVGKNIDKTGNGFDDGKSLIDTYISREEIWACTSCNACTQACPINIDPLAIITELRRYAVMEESQAPASINAMLGNIENNGAPWKYSPADRLNWAKES, from the coding sequence ATGGTGTTACAAATCCTATTTATAGCAATTGCATTGGCAGGGGTCGCCTTGTTCAGTTATAACTTAAAGAAAGTTATCCGCAACATTCGAATTGGAAGGGCGGCAAACAGAACCGATCAACCGCAAAAAAGAATGATGACCATGGTCAAAGTTGCGCTTGGACAGACGAAAATGTTCTTTCGTCCTATCCCAGCCTTTCTGCATTTGATTGTTTATGCCGGCTTTGTCATCATCAATATCGAAGTATTGGAGATCATGATCGACGGTATTTTCGGCACTCACCGTGTTTTCGGTGGCTTGGGTGCTTTGTATAATTTCCTTATTGCTTCTTTTGAAATCCTTGCCCTTGGCGTATGGCTCGGTTGTGCCATCTTCCTGGTGAGGAGAAATATCATTAAACTGAAAAGGTTTAGCGGCGTAGAGATGACCAGCTGGCCGAAATCTGATGCCAATTACATCCTGATTACCGAGATCTTATTGATGACGGCTTTCTTAGTGATGAATGCTGCAGATGCAAAACTACAGGCCATGGGTGCCGCACATTATACTGCAGTAGGATCTTTCCCGGTGAGTCAGTTTCTGATGAACCTGTTGCCAGGTACTGAAGGCGCTTTAATTGCAATTGAAAGAGGCTGCTGGTGGTTCCACATTATCGGGATATTTGGTTTCTTAAACTACCTTCCTTATTCCAAACATTTCCACATCATGTTTGCCTTTCCCAATACTTATTTCTCTAATCTGGAGCCTAAAGGGGAGTTCAGCAATATGCAGAGTGTTACGAATGAAGTAAAGGCCATGTTAGACCCTTCCTTTAGCCCTCCTGAGCCCGACGGAAGCAAGTTTGGAGCTAAAGATGTGAATGACCTGACCTGGGTAAACCTGATGAACGCCTATACCTGCACAGAATGCGGAAGGTGTACTTCTGTATGTCCGGCAAACATTACCGGAAAACTGCTTTCTCCACGTAAAATCATGATGGATACCCGCGACAGGCTGGAGGAAGTCGGAAAAAATATTGATAAAACCGGAAACGGCTTTGATGATGGAAAGTCTTTAATAGACACTTACATCAGCAGGGAAGAAATATGGGCATGTACCAGTTGCAATGCCTGCACACAGGCCTGCCCGATCAACATTGATCCTTTGGCGATCATTACTGAGCTGAGAAGATATGCCGTAATGGAAGAATCGCAGGCTCCGGCCAGTATCAATGCCATGCTGGGTAACATTGAGAACAATGGTGCTCCATGGAAATATTCTCCGGCAGACCGGTTGAACTGGGCCAAAGAAAGTTAA
- a CDS encoding RagB/SusD family nutrient uptake outer membrane protein — MLKYYSNRIFFYTLCCSLMLLNSCSKELDLVPSDSFDDSRAFNTVEDLNGGLIGAYASLETDVITNTSLTSDECNLPKENSTGRGIGTYRWQYDGSGGTITAGWASNYKSIDMLNRALNYVDKVKSKPAEEILKKQYKGEMLAMRAYCHFELLRNFASSYESNGMGVPYMEVSTVSRPSRLSFGATIQKIKTDLLAAKGLIPASFENKTRITLIAVSAMQARVALYEKNWDDALKYSTEVIEAAALADRDQFPLIWKDKAEDEVIWKLKRVSGDSRLGDFYYDTDDVVLYAPAFELINSFDAGNDVRYGAYVKFDDTRGVGTSNYSVNKYLEGNAGRTNLCDVKLYRTGEMYLIRAEAYAQKQNLSLAGADLNALRAARISGYTDVTFADQAVLLNAIVLERYKELAFEGHRFFDLRRNGLPVTREPADAINALGSVTLTSANKQYAYPVPNAEIRANSNVKQNPLY, encoded by the coding sequence ATGTTAAAATATTATAGCAACAGAATTTTCTTCTATACTTTATGCTGCAGCCTAATGCTCCTGAATTCCTGCAGTAAAGAACTGGACCTTGTTCCTTCAGATAGTTTTGATGACAGCAGGGCTTTCAATACCGTAGAGGACTTAAATGGCGGACTAATCGGAGCTTATGCTTCTTTAGAAACGGATGTCATCACGAATACTTCCCTTACTTCCGACGAATGCAACCTGCCGAAGGAAAACTCAACAGGACGTGGGATAGGGACCTACAGATGGCAATACGATGGTTCAGGTGGTACGATTACCGCCGGCTGGGCAAGTAATTACAAAAGCATTGATATGCTGAACAGGGCCTTGAATTATGTGGACAAAGTGAAATCCAAGCCTGCAGAAGAAATACTTAAAAAACAATATAAGGGTGAAATGCTGGCCATGAGGGCTTATTGTCATTTTGAGCTGCTCAGAAATTTTGCTTCCAGTTATGAAAGCAATGGAATGGGGGTTCCTTATATGGAAGTGTCCACGGTATCCCGCCCTTCGAGGTTAAGTTTCGGAGCGACAATACAAAAGATAAAAACAGATTTACTGGCTGCCAAAGGATTAATCCCTGCTTCATTTGAAAACAAGACGAGAATTACCCTGATCGCTGTTTCCGCCATGCAGGCAAGAGTAGCCTTGTATGAGAAGAACTGGGATGATGCCTTGAAATACAGTACGGAAGTAATTGAAGCTGCTGCACTGGCTGACCGCGATCAGTTTCCTTTGATCTGGAAAGATAAGGCAGAAGATGAGGTGATCTGGAAATTGAAAAGAGTAAGCGGAGACAGCCGTTTGGGGGATTTCTATTACGATACAGATGATGTGGTATTGTATGCTCCTGCATTTGAACTGATCAATTCCTTTGATGCCGGCAATGATGTGAGGTATGGTGCTTATGTTAAATTTGACGATACCAGAGGAGTAGGTACTTCGAATTATAGTGTGAATAAGTATCTGGAAGGAAATGCAGGCCGGACAAACCTTTGCGATGTTAAATTATACAGAACAGGGGAAATGTACCTGATCAGGGCTGAAGCCTATGCGCAGAAACAAAATCTATCCCTGGCAGGAGCAGATTTGAATGCACTTCGCGCTGCAAGGATCAGTGGATATACGGATGTTACTTTTGCAGATCAGGCAGTATTGTTGAATGCCATTGTTTTGGAAAGGTATAAAGAACTGGCTTTTGAAGGGCACAGGTTTTTTGACCTGCGCAGAAATGGATTGCCGGTAACAAGAGAGCCTGCGGATGCAATAAATGCTTTAGGTTCTGTAACTTTAACTTCAGCAAACAAACAATATGCATATCCTGTACCAAACGCAGAGATTCGTGCCAACTCAAACGTGAAACAAAACCCATTGTATTAA